One window of the Hoplias malabaricus isolate fHopMal1 chromosome Y, fHopMal1.hap1, whole genome shotgun sequence genome contains the following:
- the LOC136677840 gene encoding chemerin-like receptor 1 produces the protein MTSTPIPETTLPENGTENYDTYHRLLNIFDLVANVIIIVLGLTGNALVIWIAGFKVRKSVISIWYLSLAVSDFLFCSFLPFFVFYRITGTWIFGPFLCNIICLNISLNLYCSIFLLTIISVDRCVIVMFPVWAQNQRTLKKAFVIVVLVWFISAILNVPVLIIPDSENKTVTIETNETCEMSDSAAIPIYDFIFGFVIPFLIMIACCVIIIRKLKTMQMVASKKPFKIMTALSATFFICWLPYHIYTLMIINQKENEVLQIIGVIGFTLCSANSCLNPFLYAFMGKDFKKQFYAILSKIENAMEEEDNQNIDRGTNLTHEESQHTTTISSVL, from the coding sequence ATGACTTCAACCCCAATACCAGAAACAACCCTTCCTGAAAATGGCACTGAGAACTATGACACATACCATAGACTATTGAATATATTCGACCTAGTGGCCAACGTGATCATCATTGTCCTGGGTCTTACTGGAAATGCTTTGGTGATCTGGATTGCAGGATTTAAAGTCCGAAAGTCAGTCATTAGCATCTGGTACCTGAGCCTGGCTGTGTCCGACTTCTTGTTCTGCtccttccttcccttctttgtCTTTTATAGAATCACAGGCACCTGGATTTTTGGACCGTTCCTGTGCAATATAATTTGCTTAAACATTTCTCTAAATCTCTACTGCAGCATCTTCCTCCTCACCATCATCAGTGTGGACCGTTGTGTGATTGTCATGTTTCCAGTTTGGGCTCAGAATCAGCGCACATTGAAAAAGGCTTTTGTGATAGTTGTTCTAGTTTGGTTCATCTCTGCAATACTTAATGTTCCAGTGCTAATTATCCCTGACTCTGAGAATAAAACGGTAACCATTGAGACCAATGAGACATGTGAAATGAGTGATTCTGCAGCAATACCTATATATGACTTCATATTTGGATTTGTGATCCCGTTCCTGATAATGATTGCTTGTTGTGTCATTATAATACGAAAACTAAAGACCATGCAGATGGTGGCATCCAAAAAGCCTTTCAAGATCATGACGGCACTGAGTGCCACTTTTTTTATCTGCTGGCTGCCTTATCACATATACACGCTGATGATTATAAAccaaaaagaaaatgaagttCTACAAATTATAGGAGTAATTGGCTTCACTCTCTGCAGTGCTAATAGCTGTCTGAACCCTTTTCTTTATGCGTTCATGGGGAAGGACTTTAAGAAGCAATTTTATGCAATTCTGTCAAAGATTGAAAATGCAATGGAGGAAGAGGACAACCAGAACATTGACAGAGGGACAAATCTGACCCACGAAGAAAGCCAACATACCACCACCATTTCATCTGTTCTGTGA